A portion of the Vreelandella subglaciescola genome contains these proteins:
- a CDS encoding carboxymuconolactone decarboxylase family protein: MTTDRYQQGMDKLKELTTPDENNPTGHMEVGESFKDIAPDLTQMVVEFAFGNVYSRPGLDNKQKVLTTISALVAQGTPQIGMHVITGLKVGLTPDEIAGCIMHLIPYVGFPRSLSALKVAQDVFAEQGVAISEEMAEQLKNR; this comes from the coding sequence TTGACCACCGATCGTTACCAACAAGGCATGGATAAGCTGAAAGAGTTGACCACCCCCGACGAAAACAACCCCACAGGGCATATGGAAGTGGGCGAAAGCTTCAAGGATATTGCCCCCGACCTGACCCAGATGGTGGTGGAGTTTGCCTTTGGCAACGTCTATTCACGCCCCGGCCTCGACAACAAACAAAAAGTGCTAACCACCATTTCAGCGCTGGTGGCCCAGGGCACGCCGCAGATCGGCATGCACGTAATCACCGGCCTGAAGGTTGGCCTGACCCCCGATGAAATTGCCGGCTGCATCATGCACCTGATCCCCTACGTGGGATTCCCGCGTTCCCTGAGCGCGCTGAAGGTGGCCCAAGACGTCTTTGCCGAACAAGGCGTGGCGATTAGTGAAGAGATGGCGGAGCAGTTGAAGAACCGCTAG